The genomic DNA GTCTGGCCGAGGCCGTCCTTGCCGAGCGACTCGGCCCACAGCTGTGCGAACCACTCCGCGAACGACTCCAGCGATTCGGCGTACGGCAGCATCGCGTTCACCGTCGCGCCGCGTTGCTCCAGGGCGTACGCGACCGCGCCGTAGGTGTAGCCCGGGTAGTCGAACAACGAGCCGCCGTCGAGCAGCGCCTCGCGGCCCGCTGTGCCGCCGTCGAGGACGCTCCCGATGTCGCCGCCGAGGATGGCGGCCGGAACGAGGCCGACCGCCGAGAGCGCGGAGAACCGGCCCGGAACGCCGTCGGGCACGTCGAGCGCGGGGAGACCCTCCGCTTCGGCAGCCTCGCGCAGTGGCCCGGACTCCCCCGTGGTCACGACCGTCCGGTCGGTCCAGTCGACGCCCGCCTCGTCCAGCGCCTCCCGGACGACGAGGAAGTTCGCGAGCGTCTCGGCGGTCGTGCCCGAGCGCGAGACGACGTTGACGGCGGTGCGCTCCAGCGGGAGCGAGTCGAGCAGGCGGCGCGTCTCCTCGGGGTCGACGTTGTCGAGCGTGTGGTGGCGGTCGGCGAGCCCGAGCGCCGCCGAGACGGTCACGGCACCGAGCGCCGACCCGCCGATGCCGACCGTGAGGACGTGGTCGGCGTCGATGTCCGCGACGGCCGACTCGATGGCGGCGGCGTCGGTCCGTTCGGGCAGGTTCAGGCTGGCGTAGCCGAACTCGCCCTCGGCCATCCCGGTCGTGATGGTGTCGTGTGCGCGGGCGACGCGCTCGTCGAGGCGTTCGAGCGCGCCCTCGCTCACGCCCGGCGTCGCCTCGGCGTCGAGCGCGTTCCCGAAGTCCACCGTGAGGTCGGTCATGTGCGGGGCGTCGGGCCGGGTGTCAAAACGGGTTCGGGTTGGCGGCGGGTCGGCCGGCGACTGGTGGCTGCGAGCGACGCCTCACTTCTTCCCGCCGACCTCGCGGATGATGCGCCGGTCGTGGAACAGCGGCGCGTCCATCGACACGGTGAGCAGGCCCCCCCAGGCGTGGTCGGTGCCGCTCCCGTCGCTCCGGCGCGCGTCCATCGCCGCGTCGAGCGCGGCCGCCCTGGTGGGGGTGCAGCGCGACTTCGGGCAGGACTCCTCGCCATCGGCGTTTCGGGAGGCGTGGACCTGTCCCATCTGGGAGGTGTACGTCCGCACCTCCGTCCGCCCGGAAGCGGTCAGGACGGTCGCGGCGTTCTCGTACAGCCGCGCGTCGTCGACGACCCAGCCCGCGACGAACAGGTGGTCGCCCTCGTGGATCAGGTGCTGGGTCCACACCAGCACCGGGAGCTTCACGCCACCGTCCAGCGTGGCGACGGCACGGCCAGCGACGGGCTCGTTCTGGGCGGGCGCGCCCGTCCCGCCGCGGCGGTGAGGCTCCGACCAGCTGTCCTCGAACTCTACGCTGTCCGTGTCCCCCGGGGAGCTCAGGTAGAGGATCGGGCTGGCCTTGTCGCAGCACCGGCGCACCTGGGTCGGGGCCGTCAGCCCCCGGAGCACCGTCTCGTCGCCCGTGGGCGAGCCCCTGCGGGCCCCGCTGACCATGTTCTCGGCCCACTCGACCGCGTCGGTGGTGGCCGACGGGTCCTCGACGCCCGGCAGGTCCACGACGGGCGCCGAGACGACGAACACCTCGCCCACGACGACCCCGTCGCCCTCGTCGCCGGGGTCGAGGTACTCGAACGCGCGCTCGAGGTCGATGGTCCTGTCGCTGCCGTCGCCCTCGTCGACGGCGACGCCGGCCTTGTTGCTCCGGACGTTGTTGTAGTTGGCCCGCTCGGTCCCGTCGTCCACGCCGTCCCCGTCGGAATCGGCGTCCCCGTCGTTCGACCGGACGCCCGAGCGGTTGCTCCGGGTGTTGTTGTAGTTGGCCGCGACCAGCTGGCTCCCGCCGAGCCAGCCACGCACCCGGAGGTCTCCGAGCGCCGGGTTGCCCGAGTCGATGACCTCCTCCAGTGACCGGACGAAGTGGGGTCGCACGCAGACGTCGGTGTCGTCGCAGTCCCCGCCCCCGAACTGGAGGATGGCGGGGACGGACTCCGTCCGGGCCACCGAGCTCCCGACCGCCCCGAGGCAACCGCTCAGCGCGACCAGCCCGCCAGTGGCGCCCGCGCCGGCACAGGCTCGCAGATAGCTACGTCGATTCATGCACGTCGGTAGCTCGCCGAGAACATAAACCTGCACAGCCAGATGACGATAAATGAGAGCTTAACGGGCGTGCATCGATAGTTCTCGACCGTTCACCGACGGTGTCTACGGCCGAGGCGGGCCGACCGGGACGGCTCGTGTCCTATGGAGCGCCCCCGTCGACCCGATTCGTGGGGTCGGCAGCCGGCGCCCAGCCTCCGGCCGTCCGTCGTGGACCTCGTGTGTTCCGTTTCGGGCTCGAGACCGCACGAACAGAGCGTTCACGGCCGCGAAGAGTTATCTCCCTCGGCCGCGAGTGGAATCTAATGACCCCCATCGCCGACTTCATGGCGTGGCTGGCGACGCTGCCCCGATGGCAGACGTTCGTCGTCATCGTCCTCGCCTCCGTGCTGGTCGCGCGCGCCGTCCAGGTGGGCGGCGACGCGGTCATCCGCGCGCTCACCACCCGTATCGAGGGCGAGGTCGACGACGTGGCCCTGCGAACCGTCCACCCCGCGCTGTACGTCAGCGCGCTGCTGGCCGGCGCCTACTTCGCCCGGGCGCCGCTGGCGCTCGATGCCGCGGTCGACGCCGACTTCGCCGCGGTCGTCGTCTCCGCACTCATCCTCGTCTGGATGGCCACGCTCGTCCGTCTCGGCCGCCGCGTCTCGAAGGCCATCACCGCCGCCGAGACGACCACGGCCGAGCGGTCCGTGGTCCCCGTCTTCCAGAACGTCTGGTCGGCGGCGATCATCGCGCTCTCCGCGTTCGCGCTGCTGCGTATCTGGAACTACGACGTGACGCCGCTGCTGGCCTCGGCGGGTATCCTCGGCATCATCCTCGGCTTCGCCGCCCGCGACACCATCGCGAACTTCTTCGGGAGCATCGCGCTCTACTTCGACGGGACGTACAAGGTCGGCGACTACATCGTCACGGAGGACGGCGACCGCGGCCGCGTCGAGGACGTCTCGATCCGCTC from Haloglomus litoreum includes the following:
- a CDS encoding glucose-6-phosphate isomerase produces the protein MTDLTVDFGNALDAEATPGVSEGALERLDERVARAHDTITTGMAEGEFGYASLNLPERTDAAAIESAVADIDADHVLTVGIGGSALGAVTVSAALGLADRHHTLDNVDPEETRRLLDSLPLERTAVNVVSRSGTTAETLANFLVVREALDEAGVDWTDRTVVTTGESGPLREAAEAEGLPALDVPDGVPGRFSALSAVGLVPAAILGGDIGSVLDGGTAGREALLDGGSLFDYPGYTYGAVAYALEQRGATVNAMLPYAESLESFAEWFAQLWAESLGKDGLGQTPARALGATDQHSQLQLYRSGRHDKLVTLVRPRERDDVDIPATDVEGMSYLGDATLGELLDAEFEATEASLAAADQPNVRVELPRVDAAGIGRLLFDIEAACVLAGELMGVETFTQPAVEWGKRAARGLLGGGEFAEADAVAEKTTRVVGGE
- a CDS encoding mechanosensitive ion channel family protein, with protein sequence MTPIADFMAWLATLPRWQTFVVIVLASVLVARAVQVGGDAVIRALTTRIEGEVDDVALRTVHPALYVSALLAGAYFARAPLALDAAVDADFAAVVVSALILVWMATLVRLGRRVSKAITAAETTTAERSVVPVFQNVWSAAIIALSAFALLRIWNYDVTPLLASAGILGIILGFAARDTIANFFGSIALYFDGTYKVGDYIVTEDGDRGRVEDVSIRSTTIRTRDDVLVTLPNSSLNAARVINESGPKRERRIRIPVGVAYDSDLDHVEETLLAVAAAESLVLERPSPRVRFREFGDSAIDTELLVWVADPVLRGRATHLLVKAVHAALREADIVIPFPQREVRIVGERPVLAPGGDDAAPTVGADGGTEATGRDVTGAD